The Streptomyces sp. CC0208 genome window below encodes:
- a CDS encoding amino acid permease produces the protein MSSAPSVSPEVPQPDEEQRLRELGYRPVLARRMGGFGNFAISFSVISILSGCMTLYGFGMGAGGPAVMLWGWAGVGLFVLCVGLALAEVTSAYPTSGALYYMADRLGGRRWGWYTGWLNLLGLLGAIAGIDYGAALFAGAFANLQWGFEPTPGKTMLIFVGILLLHAVLNLFGVRLVSVLNSISVWWHLAGVGVIVGALWTVPDSHRSPSFVFTEFVNDTGWHNPVYVAAIGLLLAQYTFSGYDASAHLSEETSNASVSAARGIVRAIWVSWIAGFVLLAGLTFAIQDYDATRASATGVPPAQILLDGLGTDGASALLVVVIVAQLFCGNAEVAAASRMVFAFSRDKALPGSALWRKVSARTQTPVAAVWLSVVVAGVLALPSLYSATAYGAVTAINVIGITPAYAIPVFLRLRAGSRFQPGPWSLGRWSRPIGWTAVVWVACVTVLFCLPQSSPVTVDTMNYASVALAVVLLLATVWWFVARRSYGTPTTAAYSDREQAELAEGIV, from the coding sequence ATGTCGTCCGCACCATCGGTCTCCCCGGAAGTCCCGCAGCCCGACGAGGAGCAGCGACTGCGCGAACTCGGCTACCGGCCCGTCCTCGCCCGGCGCATGGGCGGCTTCGGCAACTTCGCGATCAGCTTCTCGGTGATCTCGATCCTGTCCGGCTGCATGACCCTGTACGGCTTCGGCATGGGCGCGGGCGGCCCCGCGGTGATGCTGTGGGGCTGGGCGGGCGTCGGCCTGTTCGTGCTGTGCGTGGGACTCGCGCTGGCCGAGGTCACCAGCGCGTATCCGACGTCCGGCGCCCTGTACTACATGGCGGACCGGCTCGGCGGGCGCCGTTGGGGCTGGTACACGGGCTGGCTGAACCTGCTCGGGCTGCTCGGCGCGATCGCCGGCATCGACTACGGCGCCGCCCTGTTCGCGGGCGCGTTCGCCAACCTTCAGTGGGGCTTCGAGCCGACCCCCGGCAAGACCATGCTGATCTTCGTGGGCATCCTGTTGCTGCACGCCGTGCTGAACCTGTTCGGCGTCCGGCTGGTCTCCGTGCTCAACTCGATCAGCGTGTGGTGGCACCTGGCCGGTGTGGGGGTGATCGTCGGCGCCCTGTGGACCGTCCCGGACAGCCACCGGTCCCCGTCCTTCGTGTTCACGGAGTTCGTCAACGACACCGGCTGGCACAACCCGGTCTACGTGGCGGCGATCGGCCTGCTGCTCGCGCAGTACACCTTCTCCGGCTACGACGCCTCCGCCCACCTGTCCGAGGAGACCTCCAACGCCTCGGTGTCGGCGGCCAGGGGCATCGTGCGGGCGATCTGGGTGTCGTGGATCGCCGGGTTCGTGCTGCTCGCGGGGCTCACCTTCGCGATCCAGGACTACGACGCCACGCGGGCCAGCGCGACCGGGGTGCCGCCGGCCCAGATCCTGCTGGACGGTCTCGGCACGGACGGCGCGAGCGCGCTGCTCGTCGTGGTGATCGTGGCCCAGCTGTTCTGCGGCAACGCCGAGGTGGCCGCGGCGAGCCGGATGGTGTTCGCGTTCAGCCGGGACAAGGCCCTGCCGGGGTCCGCGCTCTGGCGGAAGGTCAGCGCCCGCACCCAGACGCCGGTCGCCGCCGTGTGGCTGTCGGTGGTAGTCGCCGGTGTGCTCGCCCTGCCGTCGCTGTACTCGGCCACCGCGTACGGCGCGGTGACCGCGATCAACGTCATCGGCATCACACCCGCGTACGCCATTCCCGTGTTCCTGCGGCTGCGCGCGGGGAGTCGTTTTCAGCCGGGTCCGTGGAGCCTGGGCCGGTGGAGCAGGCCCATCGGATGGACGGCCGTGGTGTGGGTGGCTTGTGTGACGGTGCTGTTCTGCCTGCCGCAGTCCTCGCCGGTGACGGTGGACACGATGAACTACGCCTCCGTGGCCCTGGCCGTCGTCCTGCTTCTCGCCACGGTGTGGTGGTTCGTGGCCCGGCGTTCGTACGGAACGCCCACGACGGCCGCGTACTCGGACCGGGAGCAGGCCGAACTCGCCGAGGGGATCGTCTGA
- a CDS encoding M1 family metallopeptidase, with the protein MRYRTRVTAPAALLGTVAALSVAGPAHADPETGTPGPETLGDPVFPGLGNDGYRVSSYDLDLAYDGTTRLVDATATLTLTTTQELSRLSLDALGLDVHEVLLDGVPATREQVGQKLRITPAASLPARTTATVTVTYTADPRAALAPTAWVPTPDGFALCPQPNAAHTVFPCNDHPSDKADFTFRITVPAGLKGVASGRLVSTEDLGDGRTAYCYRSREPIATELVQITVGDYVIKDRQGPHGLPLRDVVPTARATALEPALALTPNLVSWIEQRLGAFPFETYGLLPCNNDASNAFDFTGLETQTLTLYKPNFLLQAEKSIGSHMMHELVHSYFGNSVSPATWSDLWLNEGHADFYGLLYRYERGWTDSLGLTTMEARMKDTYARGDQWRRTSGPVAAPNEANLFDSQRYLGGVLVLYALRQQVGEGVFAAIESTFLERFRNASASTEDYIAVASEVSGTDQSGFLRDWLYGTKTPRMPGHPDWTVTPVSSALRQPQNRPSAPHDNSATL; encoded by the coding sequence ATGAGATATCGCACCAGAGTGACGGCACCGGCAGCTCTGCTCGGCACCGTGGCGGCCCTGTCCGTGGCCGGCCCGGCACACGCGGACCCGGAGACCGGCACCCCTGGCCCGGAGACCCTCGGGGATCCCGTCTTCCCGGGCCTCGGCAACGACGGCTACCGCGTCTCCTCGTACGACCTCGACCTCGCGTACGACGGCACGACCCGGCTGGTCGACGCGACGGCGACCCTGACGCTCACCACCACCCAGGAGCTGAGCCGTCTCTCCCTGGACGCGCTGGGCCTCGACGTGCACGAGGTGCTGCTCGACGGCGTCCCGGCCACCCGGGAGCAGGTCGGCCAGAAGCTGCGGATCACCCCCGCCGCCTCCCTGCCCGCGCGGACCACGGCGACCGTGACCGTGACGTACACGGCGGACCCGCGCGCCGCCCTCGCCCCCACCGCCTGGGTGCCCACCCCGGACGGCTTCGCGCTCTGCCCCCAGCCCAACGCGGCGCACACCGTCTTCCCGTGCAACGACCACCCCTCGGACAAGGCCGACTTCACGTTCCGCATCACGGTCCCGGCGGGCCTCAAGGGCGTCGCGAGCGGCCGGCTGGTGAGCACCGAGGACCTCGGCGACGGCCGGACCGCGTACTGCTACCGGTCCCGGGAGCCGATCGCCACGGAGCTCGTGCAGATCACGGTCGGCGACTACGTGATCAAGGACCGGCAGGGCCCGCACGGACTCCCGCTCCGGGACGTCGTGCCGACCGCGCGGGCCACCGCCCTGGAGCCCGCCCTCGCCCTCACCCCGAACCTGGTGAGCTGGATCGAGCAGCGGCTCGGCGCCTTCCCCTTCGAGACGTACGGCCTGCTGCCCTGCAACAACGACGCCTCGAACGCCTTCGACTTCACGGGCCTGGAGACCCAGACCCTCACCCTGTACAAGCCGAACTTCCTGCTCCAGGCAGAGAAGAGCATCGGCTCGCACATGATGCACGAGCTGGTCCACTCCTACTTCGGCAACAGCGTGAGCCCGGCGACCTGGTCCGATCTGTGGCTCAACGAGGGCCACGCCGACTTCTACGGGCTGCTGTACCGCTACGAGCGCGGTTGGACCGACTCCCTCGGCCTCACCACCATGGAAGCCCGTATGAAGGACACGTACGCGCGCGGCGACCAGTGGCGCAGGACCTCGGGCCCGGTCGCCGCCCCGAACGAGGCCAACCTCTTCGACAGCCAGCGCTACCTCGGCGGCGTCCTCGTCCTGTACGCGCTGCGCCAGCAGGTAGGCGAGGGCGTCTTCGCCGCGATCGAGTCCACGTTCCTGGAGCGCTTCCGCAACGCCTCGGCGTCCACGGAGGACTACATCGCCGTCGCCTCGGAGGTCTCCGGCACCGACCAGTCGGGCTTCCTGCGGGACTGGCTCTACGGCACGAAGACCCCGAGGATGCCCGGTCACCCGGACTGGACGGTGACGCCGGTCAGTTCGGCCCTTCGCCAGCCGCAGAACCGGCCGAGCGCCCCGCACGACAACTCGGCCACCCTGTAG
- a CDS encoding FGGY family carbohydrate kinase, whose product MTGPVLAVDQGTSGTKALVICPERGVLGTGFAEVRPRHLPAGRVEADPAQLYDSVLEAGSRALAEAGEAVVALGLANQGETVLAWDPTTGRPLTDALVWQDRRAESVCSELSWCADELRALTGLPLDPYFAAPKMAWIRRHLTREGVVTTSDAWLVHRLTGAFVTDAATAGRTQLLDLDRAQWSERALDLYGLADERLPEVVDNARQVGVTRAFGPEIPLTGLAVDQQAALLAQRVTAPGGAKCTYGTGAFLLAHTGTVPRRGDAGLVSCVAWQLGGRTDYCLDGQVYTAASAVRWLTDLGVIKGAADLDAVGGAVPDSGGVTFVPALAGLAAPWWRGDLRGSLTGLGLGTGPGQLVRALCEGLAAQVVLLAEAAATELGAPLDALRVDGGLTRSTLLMQTQADLLQRPVEVSALPDATALGVGSLARLGAEPGLEVTDVLPDWKPAAVYEPRVSSEEAAERLAVFQAAVNALLEGADG is encoded by the coding sequence ATGACCGGTCCGGTGCTCGCCGTCGATCAGGGCACATCCGGCACCAAGGCCCTGGTGATCTGTCCCGAACGCGGTGTCCTCGGCACCGGATTCGCCGAGGTGCGCCCCCGCCACCTGCCCGCCGGACGGGTCGAGGCCGACCCCGCGCAGCTGTACGACTCGGTGCTCGAGGCCGGTTCGCGGGCGCTGGCCGAGGCGGGCGAAGCGGTGGTCGCGCTGGGCCTCGCCAACCAGGGCGAGACCGTGCTCGCCTGGGACCCGACGACGGGCCGGCCGCTCACCGACGCGCTCGTGTGGCAGGACCGGCGGGCGGAGTCCGTGTGCTCCGAGCTCTCCTGGTGTGCAGACGAGTTGCGTGCGCTGACCGGGCTTCCGCTCGACCCGTACTTCGCCGCGCCCAAGATGGCCTGGATACGACGGCACCTCACCCGAGAGGGCGTCGTCACCACCAGTGACGCCTGGCTCGTCCACCGGCTCACCGGCGCCTTCGTCACGGACGCCGCCACCGCAGGCCGTACCCAGCTCCTCGACCTGGACCGCGCGCAGTGGTCGGAGCGCGCCCTCGACCTGTACGGCCTCGCGGACGAACGGCTCCCCGAGGTCGTCGACAACGCCCGACAGGTCGGCGTGACAAGGGCGTTCGGCCCGGAGATCCCGCTCACCGGTCTGGCCGTGGACCAGCAGGCCGCCCTGCTCGCCCAGCGCGTCACGGCCCCCGGCGGCGCCAAGTGCACCTACGGAACGGGGGCTTTCCTGCTCGCGCACACCGGGACCGTGCCCCGGCGCGGTGATGCGGGACTGGTGAGCTGTGTGGCCTGGCAGCTCGGCGGGCGGACCGACTACTGCCTCGACGGCCAGGTGTACACGGCCGCGTCCGCGGTCCGCTGGCTCACCGACCTGGGCGTCATCAAGGGCGCAGCCGACCTCGACGCGGTGGGAGGTGCGGTGCCCGACAGCGGCGGGGTCACCTTCGTCCCGGCCCTCGCCGGACTCGCGGCCCCGTGGTGGCGGGGCGACCTGCGGGGCTCCCTCACCGGCCTCGGCCTGGGCACCGGCCCCGGGCAGTTGGTGCGAGCACTGTGCGAAGGCCTGGCGGCACAGGTCGTCCTGCTCGCCGAGGCCGCCGCCACGGAACTCGGCGCGCCGCTGGACGCCCTGCGCGTCGACGGCGGCCTCACTCGCTCCACCCTCCTCATGCAGACCCAGGCGGACCTGCTGCAACGCCCCGTGGAGGTGTCGGCACTGCCGGACGCGACGGCGCTGGGCGTGGGCAGCCTGGCCCGCCTCGGCGCGGAACCCGGCCTGGAGGTGACGGACGTCCTGCCGGACTGGAAACCGGCCGCGGTGTACGAACCGAGGGTGTCGTCCGAGGAAGCGGCGGAGCGACTGGCCGTGTTCCAAGCCGCTGTGAACGCGCTTCTCGAAGGGGCGGACGGATGA
- a CDS encoding S8/S53 family peptidase, translated as MAPQRFHEQFDQIQRSMPDIPLALGPDDASEFVYEKGVVLARDGRDAALVEETVRTHFTEATGLTGDRVRRDSPETNRSGITRIRVGDPGHGDWRGDRAVTHALRAMSEREGRAGHRLVSRNHVVSIAVNCCPGDEPVPAALSQGTNPAPAEAGYDADTAVGVLVVDNGLTHDHALVPLLAHVEGDLHGTETDAAGNLLQYVGHGTFIAGVLAAVAPNTDITVRNTLNDAGAILESELGERLFEAVADGWPDIISLSAGTSNGRPDGLLGLDAFMQELRAHGTLLVAAAGNNASASPFWPAAYADLPEYQGVVLSVGALRGDGEFGACFSNHGPWVQVYAPGERLTSALTGFDAPVPYLYQHSTYETCRYGFTYVCTCQSPSHVGALSEDGSTAKPDQVMFEGYAHWSGTSFATPVVAGLVAAHMTANKETDPRAARQQLLATNTQFAEVRGAHVPALKPAGWRPVPVVQRPVGT; from the coding sequence ATGGCACCTCAGCGATTCCACGAGCAGTTCGACCAGATCCAGCGCTCCATGCCCGACATCCCGCTGGCACTGGGGCCCGACGACGCCTCGGAGTTCGTCTACGAGAAGGGTGTCGTGCTCGCCCGCGACGGCCGTGACGCGGCACTCGTCGAGGAGACCGTCCGCACCCACTTCACCGAGGCGACCGGTCTGACCGGCGACCGTGTGCGCCGGGACAGTCCCGAGACCAACCGCTCGGGCATCACCCGGATCAGGGTCGGCGACCCGGGCCACGGCGACTGGCGTGGCGACCGTGCCGTCACCCACGCCCTGCGCGCCATGAGCGAGCGCGAGGGACGCGCCGGACATCGCCTGGTCAGCCGCAACCACGTGGTGTCGATCGCGGTCAACTGCTGCCCCGGCGACGAACCCGTGCCCGCCGCGCTGAGCCAGGGCACCAACCCGGCCCCCGCGGAAGCGGGTTACGACGCCGACACCGCGGTAGGAGTCCTGGTCGTCGACAACGGCCTCACCCACGACCACGCGCTCGTCCCGCTGCTCGCCCATGTCGAGGGCGACCTGCACGGCACCGAGACCGACGCGGCCGGCAACCTCCTCCAGTACGTCGGTCACGGCACGTTCATCGCCGGTGTCCTCGCGGCCGTCGCGCCCAACACCGACATCACCGTCCGCAACACCCTCAACGACGCGGGCGCCATCCTGGAGTCCGAGCTCGGGGAGAGGCTCTTCGAGGCGGTCGCCGACGGCTGGCCCGACATCATCAGCCTCTCCGCGGGCACCTCCAACGGCCGCCCCGACGGTCTGCTCGGCCTGGACGCCTTCATGCAGGAACTGCGCGCCCACGGCACCCTGTTGGTCGCCGCGGCCGGCAACAACGCCAGCGCCAGCCCCTTCTGGCCGGCCGCCTACGCCGACCTGCCCGAGTACCAGGGCGTCGTGCTGTCGGTCGGCGCGCTGCGCGGCGACGGCGAGTTCGGCGCCTGCTTCAGCAACCACGGGCCCTGGGTGCAGGTCTACGCCCCCGGCGAGCGCCTCACCAGCGCCCTCACCGGCTTCGACGCACCGGTGCCCTACCTCTACCAGCACTCCACGTACGAGACCTGCCGGTACGGCTTCACCTACGTCTGCACCTGCCAGTCCCCGTCCCACGTCGGCGCGTTGAGCGAGGACGGCAGCACCGCCAAGCCGGACCAGGTGATGTTCGAGGGGTACGCCCACTGGAGCGGCACCTCCTTCGCGACCCCCGTCGTGGCAGGTCTGGTCGCCGCCCACATGACCGCGAACAAGGAGACCGACCCGCGCGCCGCCCGACAGCAACTGCTTGCCACCAACACGCAGTTCGCCGAAGTGCGCGGGGCGCACGTACCGGCGCTGAAGCCGGCCGGCTGGCGCCCGGTGCCGGTGGTGCAGCGCCCGGTGGGCACATGA
- a CDS encoding N-formylglutamate amidohydrolase, with protein sequence MSSFDLVPGAGESPVILHVPHSSREIPDDVRAGIVLDDSALERELDHIVDAHTAELAEEAARLARMAPWRFVNRLSRLVVDPERFPDEREEMLAVGMGAVYTKTTGREELRPADTDPEPLITRYFRPYARAMTDAVAERLAVAGRAVVIDVHSYPSAPLPYELHGAGPRPPVCLGTDSFHTPPELLAAAREAFGEVGLDSPFRGTYVPLEFYGRDPRVSALMVEIRRDTYMTEPGGPAGPGLHKLAQALAALVDALAG encoded by the coding sequence ATGTCCTCGTTCGACCTCGTGCCCGGCGCCGGGGAATCACCCGTGATCCTCCATGTGCCGCACTCCTCCCGGGAGATACCGGACGACGTACGAGCCGGGATCGTGCTGGACGACTCCGCGCTGGAGCGGGAGCTCGATCACATCGTGGACGCGCACACCGCGGAGCTCGCCGAGGAGGCGGCCCGGCTGGCCCGAATGGCACCGTGGCGGTTCGTGAACCGGCTCTCGCGGCTGGTCGTCGATCCCGAGCGGTTCCCGGACGAGCGGGAGGAGATGCTCGCCGTCGGGATGGGGGCCGTCTACACGAAGACCACGGGGCGGGAGGAGCTGCGGCCCGCGGACACCGACCCCGAGCCGCTGATCACACGCTACTTCCGGCCGTACGCCCGGGCGATGACCGACGCCGTGGCCGAGCGGCTGGCCGTCGCCGGGCGGGCCGTCGTCATCGACGTGCACTCCTATCCGAGCGCGCCGCTGCCCTACGAGTTGCACGGCGCGGGGCCGCGGCCGCCGGTCTGTCTCGGTACCGATTCCTTCCACACGCCACCCGAACTGCTCGCCGCGGCGCGGGAGGCGTTCGGGGAGGTCGGGCTGGACAGTCCGTTCCGTGGGACGTACGTGCCGCTGGAGTTCTACGGCCGCGATCCCCGCGTGAGCGCCCTGATGGTGGAGATCCGGCGGGACACGTACATGACGGAACCGGGCGGCCCCGCCGGGCCGGGGCTCCACAAGCTCGCGCAGGCACTCGCCGCTCTCGTGGACGCCCTGGCCGGGTAG
- a CDS encoding NADP-dependent isocitrate dehydrogenase — protein sequence MTDSTIIYTHTDEAPALATYSFLPVVRAYASQAGVSVETRDISLAGRIIAVFPEYLTEDQRIPDALHELGELAKTPEANIIKLPNISASIPQLKAAVAELQAQGYALPDYPDDPKTDEERDIQARYDKVKGSAVNPVLREGNSDRRAPASVKNYAKNHPHRMGAWSSDSKTNVATMGVDDFRSTEKSVVISEAGSLRIELVGDDGSTTVLRESVPVLEGEVVDASVLHVAPLREFLTAQIARAKAEDVLFSVHLKATMMKVSDPIIFGHVVRAFFPKTFAQYGPTLAAAGLTPNDGLGGIYKGLESLPEGAEIKASFDAELAEGPALAMVDSDKGITNLHVPSDVIVDASMPAMIRTSGHMWGPDGQEADTLAVLPDSSYAGVYQAVIEDCRANGAYDPSTMGSVPNVGLMAQKAEEYGSHDKTFEIQTTGTVRLVDQNGNAVIEQTVSAGDIFRACQTKDAPIRDWVKLAVTRARATGSPAVFWLDETRAHDANLIAKVNTYLAEHDTEGLDIRILNPVEATKLSVERIRRGEDTISVTGNVLRDYLTDLFPILELGTSAKMLSVVPLMAGGGLFETGAGGSAPKHVQQLVKENYLRWDSLGEFFALVPSLEQYADFTGNSRAKVLADTLDRATATFLNEDKSPTRRVGGIDNRGSHFYLSLYWAQELATQTDDADLAKAFAPLAETLAANEQKIVEELNAVQGNPAEIGGYYQPDPALAAKVMRPSTTWNDALASLS from the coding sequence GTGACTGACTCGACCATCATCTATACGCACACTGACGAGGCCCCGGCCCTGGCGACGTATTCCTTCCTGCCGGTGGTCCGGGCGTACGCCTCGCAGGCGGGTGTCTCCGTGGAGACGCGGGACATCTCGCTGGCCGGGCGGATCATCGCCGTGTTCCCGGAGTACCTGACCGAGGACCAGCGGATCCCGGACGCCCTGCACGAGCTGGGCGAGCTGGCGAAGACGCCCGAGGCCAACATCATCAAGCTGCCGAACATCTCGGCGTCGATCCCGCAGCTCAAGGCCGCCGTCGCCGAGCTGCAGGCGCAGGGCTACGCGCTGCCGGACTACCCGGACGACCCGAAGACCGACGAGGAGCGGGACATCCAGGCCCGCTACGACAAGGTCAAGGGCTCCGCCGTGAACCCGGTCCTGCGTGAGGGCAACTCCGACCGCCGCGCCCCCGCCTCGGTCAAGAACTACGCCAAGAACCACCCGCACCGCATGGGCGCCTGGTCCTCGGACTCCAAGACCAACGTGGCGACCATGGGCGTGGACGACTTCCGCTCCACCGAGAAGTCCGTCGTGATCTCCGAGGCCGGCTCGCTGCGGATCGAGCTGGTCGGCGACGACGGCTCCACCACCGTGCTGCGCGAGTCGGTACCGGTCCTCGAGGGCGAGGTCGTCGACGCCTCGGTGCTGCACGTGGCCCCGCTGCGGGAGTTCCTCACCGCGCAGATCGCCCGCGCCAAGGCCGAGGACGTGCTGTTCTCCGTGCACCTGAAGGCCACGATGATGAAGGTCTCGGACCCGATCATCTTCGGCCACGTGGTGCGCGCGTTCTTCCCGAAGACCTTCGCGCAGTACGGCCCCACGCTCGCCGCGGCCGGCCTGACCCCGAACGACGGTCTGGGCGGCATCTACAAGGGCCTGGAGTCCCTGCCCGAGGGCGCCGAGATCAAGGCGTCCTTCGACGCCGAGCTCGCCGAGGGCCCGGCCCTGGCGATGGTCGACTCCGACAAGGGCATCACCAACCTGCACGTGCCGTCCGACGTGATCGTGGACGCCTCGATGCCGGCCATGATCCGCACCTCGGGTCACATGTGGGGCCCGGACGGCCAGGAGGCCGACACCCTCGCGGTCCTGCCGGACTCGTCGTACGCCGGTGTCTACCAGGCCGTGATCGAGGACTGCCGTGCCAACGGCGCCTACGACCCCTCGACCATGGGCTCGGTGCCGAACGTCGGCCTGATGGCGCAGAAGGCCGAGGAGTACGGCTCCCACGACAAGACCTTCGAGATCCAGACCACCGGCACGGTCCGCCTCGTCGACCAGAACGGCAACGCCGTCATCGAGCAGACGGTCTCCGCCGGCGACATCTTCCGCGCCTGCCAGACCAAGGACGCCCCGATCCGCGACTGGGTGAAGCTGGCCGTCACCCGCGCCCGCGCCACCGGCAGCCCGGCCGTGTTCTGGCTGGACGAGACCCGCGCGCACGACGCCAACCTGATCGCCAAGGTCAACACCTACCTCGCGGAGCACGACACCGAGGGCCTGGACATCCGGATCCTCAACCCGGTCGAGGCGACCAAGCTGTCGGTGGAGCGCATCCGCCGCGGCGAGGACACCATCTCGGTGACCGGCAACGTCCTGCGTGACTACCTGACCGACCTCTTCCCCATCCTGGAGCTGGGCACCAGCGCCAAGATGCTGTCGGTCGTCCCGCTGATGGCGGGCGGCGGTCTGTTCGAGACGGGCGCCGGCGGTTCCGCCCCGAAGCACGTCCAGCAGCTGGTCAAGGAGAACTACCTGCGCTGGGACTCCCTCGGTGAGTTCTTCGCGCTGGTCCCCTCCCTGGAGCAGTACGCCGACTTCACGGGCAACTCCCGCGCGAAGGTCCTGGCCGACACCCTGGACCGCGCCACGGCGACCTTCCTCAACGAGGACAAGTCCCCGACCCGTCGCGTCGGCGGCATCGACAACCGCGGCAGCCACTTCTACCTGTCCCTCTACTGGGCCCAGGAGCTGGCCACGCAGACCGACGACGCGGACCTGGCGAAGGCCTTCGCCCCGCTCGCCGAGACGCTCGCCGCGAACGAGCAGAAGATCGTCGAGGAGCTCAACGCCGTCCAGGGCAATCCGGCCGAGATCGGCGGCTACTACCAGCCCGACCCGGCCCTGGCCGCGAAGGTCATGCGCCCGTCGACGACGTGGAACGACGCGCTGGCGTCCCTGAGCTGA
- a CDS encoding mechanosensitive ion channel family protein: MDDMLGAGIAVVAGLVAAFLLRMLLKWLGKHADRTKWGGDDVLVAALRTVVPSAAIAGGIAVAAAALPLTKGVQRTVNQVLTVLLIFVVTVAAARLVAGLVRTVTTSRSGVAGSATIFVNITRVLVMAIGFLVVLQTLGISIAPMLTALGVGGLAVALALQDTLANLFAGIHILASKTVQPGDYIRLASGEEGYVEDINWRQTTVRALSNNLIVVPNGELAKTNMTNFMRPEQQLTILVQVGVAYDSDLDHVERVTCEVVTDVMTRIEGAVPEHEPLVRFHTFGDSRIGFTVILGVGEFSDQFRIKHEFIKQLHKRYREEGIRIPAPTRTVALQQGSVSIPHQRGAQTVIEPGEVSTARPD, translated from the coding sequence ATGGACGACATGCTCGGCGCCGGCATCGCCGTGGTCGCCGGTCTGGTGGCGGCCTTCCTGCTGCGCATGCTGCTCAAGTGGCTGGGCAAGCACGCGGACCGCACCAAGTGGGGCGGCGACGACGTCCTCGTGGCCGCGCTGCGGACCGTGGTGCCCTCGGCGGCGATCGCGGGCGGCATCGCCGTCGCCGCGGCGGCGCTGCCGCTGACCAAGGGGGTTCAGCGCACGGTCAACCAGGTGCTGACCGTGCTGCTGATCTTCGTCGTCACGGTGGCGGCGGCCCGGCTGGTCGCGGGGCTGGTGCGGACGGTCACGACGTCCCGCTCCGGAGTCGCCGGGTCGGCCACGATCTTCGTCAACATCACCCGGGTGCTGGTCATGGCGATCGGCTTCCTGGTCGTGCTCCAGACCCTCGGCATCTCCATAGCGCCCATGCTCACCGCCCTCGGCGTCGGCGGTCTGGCGGTCGCGCTGGCCCTCCAGGACACCCTCGCCAACCTCTTCGCGGGCATCCACATCCTCGCCTCCAAGACGGTCCAGCCCGGTGACTACATCCGGCTGGCCAGCGGCGAGGAGGGCTACGTCGAGGACATCAACTGGCGTCAGACGACGGTCCGCGCGCTCTCCAACAACCTGATCGTCGTCCCCAACGGTGAGCTCGCCAAGACGAACATGACCAACTTCATGCGTCCCGAGCAGCAGTTGACGATCCTGGTCCAGGTCGGGGTGGCGTACGACAGCGATCTGGACCATGTCGAGCGGGTGACCTGCGAGGTCGTCACCGACGTCATGACGCGGATCGAGGGCGCGGTCCCGGAGCACGAACCGCTGGTCCGCTTCCACACCTTCGGCGACTCGCGGATCGGCTTCACGGTCATCCTGGGCGTCGGCGAGTTCAGCGACCAGTTCCGCATCAAGCACGAGTTCATCAAGCAGCTGCACAAGCGCTACCGCGAGGAGGGCATCCGGATCCCGGCACCGACCCGGACCGTGGCCCTCCAGCAGGGCTCGGTGTCGATTCCGCACCAGCGCGGCGCGCAGACGGTGATCGAGCCGGGCGAGGTCTCCACCGCACGGCCCGACTAG
- a CDS encoding sigma-70 family RNA polymerase sigma factor: MDRADVGVLVQSAVDGDAAAWKALVEGLSPLVWAVVRAHRLSDADAHEVYQTVWFRFAQHLGRIREPDKAKSWLASTARHECLKVLKSLRRLTVTDDPQLLDRISEDRTPEQSFIDSEEAAAQSERVRYLWQEFEELGERCRQLLRVLMASPRPGYQEVSAALGIAVGSIGPLRQRCLRRLRARLEARGAV, translated from the coding sequence GTGGACCGAGCAGATGTCGGCGTGCTGGTCCAGTCCGCCGTCGACGGTGACGCGGCGGCCTGGAAGGCGCTCGTGGAAGGGCTGAGCCCACTGGTCTGGGCCGTGGTGCGCGCGCACCGGCTCTCCGACGCCGACGCGCACGAGGTGTACCAGACCGTGTGGTTCCGCTTCGCCCAGCACCTCGGACGCATCCGTGAACCCGACAAGGCCAAGTCCTGGCTGGCGAGCACCGCACGCCACGAGTGCCTGAAGGTGCTCAAGAGCTTGAGGCGGCTGACCGTCACTGACGATCCGCAACTCCTGGACCGGATCAGCGAGGACCGTACACCCGAGCAGTCGTTCATCGACTCCGAGGAGGCCGCCGCCCAGAGCGAGCGGGTGCGGTACCTGTGGCAGGAGTTCGAGGAACTCGGTGAGCGCTGCCGGCAGTTGCTCCGCGTCCTGATGGCCTCGCCGAGGCCCGGCTACCAGGAGGTGTCCGCCGCCCTGGGCATCGCGGTGGGCAGTATCGGACCACTGCGCCAGCGCTGCCTGAGGCGGCTGCGGGCGCGGCTCGAAGCCCGGGGGGCGGTATGA